The DNA window ACACGCGAGACCATCAGCCCGAGGCCCCGCCCGAAGACATCCATCTTCCGAAGCAGGGGACACGCCTCGTGGGATCGCTACTGATCATCCTCATCGGGGTGGAGGGGCTCATCCGGTCGGCCGTGGCGTTCGGCGACATCTTCGGCACGCCGAGCTTCCTGTGGGGCATCACGGTGGTTGCGGCCGGCACCTCGGTCCCGGATGCCTTCGTGAGCATCCGGGCATCCCGGGCCGGCAATCCCGTGACGAGCGTGGCGAACGTGTTGGGCAGCAACATCTTCGACCTTCTCGTCTGCATCCCTGCCGCGGCCCTCGTCGCCGGCACAGTCGCCATCAACTACTCTGTGGGGATGCCCATGATGGGGGTGCTTTCGCTCGCCACCCTGATTGTCCTCCTTACGATGCGATCCGAGATGGTTCTAACCACCCCTGAGGCCTGGGGGCTCATCGCCCTGTACCTGGCGTTCGTGGTGTGGATGGGGGCCGAGACGGTGGGGACGGTTGATCTCATTCCCCACCTTCCCCCGCCGGCCCACACCCCGTGACGCCCCAGGCGAGCGGTCGTGCCGGCGGGAACCGGCGCCTGCTACTCGTCCCCGTCAAAGGCGAGGGCTGCAGAGTTGATGCAGTACCGCTGTCCGGTGGGCTCCGGGCCGTCGTCGAAGAGGTGCCCCAGATGGGCCCCGCACTCGTCACACACCACCTCGGTCCGGCGCATCCCGAGGCTGTGGTCGGACGTCAGATGAACGTTTCCATCCTCCACCACGTCGTAGAAGCTGGGCCAGCCGCTGCCGGATTCAAACTTGGTGTCGGAGTCGAAGAGGGGCGTCTCGCAGACCACACAGCGATACAGCCCATCGCCCTTGTGGTCCCAGTACTGTCCACTGAAGGGCTTCTCCGTGCCCGCCTCCTGGGTCACGTGGTACTGCTCCTCGGTCAGCTCGTCGCGGAGCGTATCGTTCGACGGGCGGGATGAGTCAATTTCGGCCATATCGGCAATGCGGGTTTGAAACGTGATCAGTTCAATGGGGGGCGGGCGCTACGATCCGGAGGCGTCGGCCGACCCGGATGCCCGGCCCTCCC is part of the Salinibacter ruber DSM 13855 genome and encodes:
- the msrB gene encoding peptide-methionine (R)-S-oxide reductase MsrB, whose product is MAEIDSSRPSNDTLRDELTEEQYHVTQEAGTEKPFSGQYWDHKGDGLYRCVVCETPLFDSDTKFESGSGWPSFYDVVEDGNVHLTSDHSLGMRRTEVVCDECGAHLGHLFDDGPEPTGQRYCINSAALAFDGDE
- a CDS encoding sodium:calcium antiporter gives rise to the protein MSVIATILAYAGLAIVSTVVVWKGSELLESSTEKLSGYYQLPPLVQGSIVLAVGSSFPELSTAVLSAALHGDFELGVAAVVGSALFNILMIPALAGLWAEERLESTRDLIYKETQFYLISIVVLLLMFSFAVIYNPLAGGTDAQVGGVTRGLALLPLALYAVYVYLQYQDTRDHQPEAPPEDIHLPKQGTRLVGSLLIILIGVEGLIRSAVAFGDIFGTPSFLWGITVVAAGTSVPDAFVSIRASRAGNPVTSVANVLGSNIFDLLVCIPAAALVAGTVAINYSVGMPMMGVLSLATLIVLLTMRSEMVLTTPEAWGLIALYLAFVVWMGAETVGTVDLIPHLPPPAHTP